Proteins from a genomic interval of Lathamus discolor isolate bLatDis1 chromosome 11, bLatDis1.hap1, whole genome shotgun sequence:
- the LOC136020602 gene encoding corticoliberin-like, with amino-acid sequence MRVRMLSAASVLVLLFLPSETCSPLQRPWGPAPQPTWKPWPGPPLPTASPLPHRLCQRRGAEPSAKPRAPRAPQQGGRRRDSKPSSLDLTFHLLREFLAMSREERLAQKALSNKLLLQSIGK; translated from the coding sequence ATGCGGGTCAGGATGCTCTCAGCCGCCTCCGTCCTcgtcctgctcttcctgccctcGGAGACCTGCTCCCCCCTGCAGCGGCCGTGGGGCCCGGCCCCACAACCCACCTGGAAGCCGTGGCCTGGACCCCCGCTCCCCACCGCGTCCCCGCTGCCCCATAGACTGTGCCAGCGGCGGGGGGCCGAGCCCAGCGCGAAGCCCCGAGCCCCGCGGGCCCCGCAGCAGGGCGGCCGGAGGCGGGACAGCAAACCCAGCTCGCTGGACCTCACCTTCCACCTCCTGCGCGAGTTCCTGGCCATGTCCCGCGAGGAGAGGCTGGCGCAGAAGGCGCTCAGCAAcaagctcctgctgcagagcatcGGGAAGTGA